A window of the Lactuca sativa cultivar Salinas chromosome 7, Lsat_Salinas_v11, whole genome shotgun sequence genome harbors these coding sequences:
- the LOC128127083 gene encoding uncharacterized protein LOC128127083, which translates to MLYFRDIMVRPRHGASTSGVSDEAIRQMIQEEVAAAIRAEIPEMFGSIKTTLMETFDERYAALTEAATAAATAAVAAARPQGGDSLLFREFSNTKPPEFDGTQDPIAAMRWIADIEGCFYTCSCPEHLRVRFALNQLRLGAKDWWKFVTANFTLAETAAVTWEGFTTMFRDEYVPPVERERLVQEFLALKQGTDSVAAITRKFHERAMFCPELVATEQARMSRYLGVLRREIREFVSNSTYHTFTELQANARKREIELETQAREEAESQQADRRPAQSQPAAKRIKSADSRTGGSKNRTCVKCGKGHDGACRAGACYKCGKEGHIARECPKGFMVCFHCNQTGHRKAECPQLRQGSAPVARTTETRPVKVEAPRARGRAFQLTAEEVRAAPDVVAGTSEDRGKAPA; encoded by the exons atgttgtatttcagagatatcatggttagaccgcggcacggggcgagtacgagcggtgtgagtgacgaggctattcgtcagatgattcaggaggaggtggcggcggcgatccgggctgagatcccggagatgtttgggtctatcaagaccacccttatggagacgttcgacgagcggtacgccgcattgactgaggctgcaaccgctgcagctaccgcagctgtggccgctgctaggccacaggggggtgattcattgctgttccgagagttcagcaacacgaagccaccagagttcgatgggacgcaggatccgattgctgcgatgaggtggatcgcagatatagaggggtgcttctacacttgttcatgcccggagcacctgagggtacggttcgctttgaaccagctccgtctgggagccaaggactggtggaagttcgtgacggcgaacttcactttagcagagactgcggcggtgacatgggaggggttcactaccatgttcagggatgagtatgttcccccggtggagcgggaacgattggttcaggagttcttagccctcaagcagggtactgattcggtggcggcgatcacgcggaagttccacgagagggcgatgttttgccccgagctagtggccacagagcaggctcggatgagccggtacttgggtgttctgaggagggagatccgggagtttgtgtcaaactccacttaccatacttttactgagcttcaggcgaatgccaggaagcgtgagatcgagttagagactcaggccagggaggaggccgagtctcagcaggcagaccggcgaccggctcagtctcagccggcagccaagcggatcaagtccgccgattcgaggacgggaggttcgaagaaccgcacttgcgtaaagtgcggtaagggtcacgatggggcgtgtcgagccggtgcttgctacaagtgtggcaaggagggacacattgctagggagtgtcccaagggatttatggtttgctttcattgcaaccagaccggccatcggaaggccgagtgccctcagcttcgtcagggatctgcacctgttgccaggactactgagactcgaccggtgaaggtcgaggccccgagggctcgtgggagagcctttcagctgactgcggaggaggtccgcgctgcgcccgatgttgtggcag gtactagcgaggaccgtgggaaggcgccggcatga